One segment of Thermococcus sp. AM4 DNA contains the following:
- a CDS encoding PINc/VapC family ATPase produces MKVFVPDTSVIVDGRLTQFLSTLDEKVKVVVPEAVIAEIEHQANEGKAIGHTGLEELKKLRDMADRGEILLEFYGERPELWQIRRAKAGEIDHMVRETAKQLNATLITGDQVQRDIAVAKGIDVIYLTAKKEVRHRLEDFFDETTMSVHLKAGVKPLAKKGKPGEWRLVPIRDKPLSDEELEEIADDIVERAKREPDSFIELDEPGATVVQLRNYRIVIARPPFADRIEITAVRPVKKLSIEDYELSEKLLERLKDKAEGILIAGAPGEGKTTFAQALAEWYASMGKIVKTMEKPRDLQVNEEITQYTALNGRMELTGDILLLVRPDYTIFDEMRKTSDFKIYSDLRLAGVGMVGVVHATKPIDAIQRFIGRVELGMIPQIVDTVLFIKAGKVAKVLTLEYLVKVPSGMKEEDLARPVIEVRDFETGELEYEIYTYGEEISVVPVKKEEKAPALRLAEKRLKQEIKKFLPDVYTEVEIVSPHKAVIYADEFDIPAIIGKKGKRITELEKRIGISIDVKSFAEREAEKPKEKIPVEVEEKKKTIVLRVSPDYAKKPLKFYGGEQYVFTATPSKKGLVKVSKSTPIGKELKRLIQAGIPIWAST; encoded by the coding sequence ATGAAGGTGTTCGTTCCAGACACGAGCGTGATAGTTGATGGCAGGTTAACGCAGTTCCTCTCAACCCTCGACGAGAAGGTCAAGGTCGTCGTTCCGGAAGCGGTCATAGCCGAGATAGAGCACCAGGCCAACGAGGGGAAGGCGATAGGCCATACGGGCCTTGAGGAACTCAAAAAGCTCCGCGACATGGCCGACAGGGGAGAGATACTCCTCGAGTTCTACGGCGAGAGGCCGGAGCTCTGGCAGATTAGACGGGCCAAAGCCGGCGAGATAGACCACATGGTCCGCGAGACGGCGAAGCAGCTCAACGCCACCCTGATAACCGGCGACCAGGTGCAGAGGGACATAGCGGTAGCCAAGGGCATCGACGTGATCTATTTAACCGCCAAGAAAGAAGTAAGGCATCGCCTCGAGGACTTCTTCGACGAGACGACGATGAGCGTCCACCTCAAGGCAGGGGTTAAGCCCCTCGCCAAGAAGGGGAAGCCCGGCGAGTGGAGGCTCGTCCCAATCCGCGACAAACCGCTGAGCGACGAGGAGCTGGAGGAGATAGCGGACGACATCGTGGAAAGGGCCAAGCGCGAACCCGACAGCTTCATAGAGCTCGACGAGCCCGGAGCTACCGTCGTCCAGCTCAGAAACTACCGTATCGTCATAGCCAGGCCACCCTTCGCCGACAGAATTGAGATTACCGCGGTCAGGCCCGTCAAGAAGCTGAGCATAGAGGACTACGAGCTGAGCGAGAAGCTTCTCGAAAGGCTCAAGGACAAGGCCGAGGGAATACTCATCGCTGGCGCTCCCGGTGAAGGAAAGACGACCTTCGCCCAGGCTTTAGCTGAGTGGTACGCGAGCATGGGCAAGATAGTGAAGACGATGGAGAAGCCGAGGGACCTGCAGGTGAACGAGGAGATAACGCAGTACACCGCTCTAAACGGTAGGATGGAGCTCACCGGCGACATACTGCTCCTCGTGAGGCCGGACTACACGATATTCGACGAGATGAGGAAGACGAGCGACTTCAAGATCTACTCCGACCTGAGGCTTGCCGGCGTCGGAATGGTCGGAGTGGTTCACGCGACGAAGCCCATAGACGCCATTCAGCGCTTCATTGGAAGGGTCGAGCTTGGAATGATACCGCAGATAGTCGATACCGTTCTCTTCATCAAGGCTGGAAAAGTTGCGAAGGTTTTGACGCTCGAATACCTCGTTAAGGTTCCGAGCGGGATGAAGGAGGAGGACCTCGCGAGGCCGGTCATCGAGGTTAGGGACTTCGAGACTGGGGAGCTCGAGTACGAAATCTACACCTACGGCGAGGAGATAAGCGTCGTCCCGGTTAAGAAGGAGGAGAAGGCTCCTGCCCTGAGGCTCGCCGAGAAGAGGCTCAAGCAGGAGATTAAGAAGTTCCTTCCAGATGTTTACACCGAGGTCGAGATAGTCAGCCCGCACAAGGCCGTGATTTACGCCGACGAGTTCGACATTCCGGCAATCATAGGCAAGAAGGGCAAGAGGATAACCGAGCTGGAGAAGAGGATAGGCATAAGCATAGACGTCAAGAGCTTCGCCGAGCGGGAAGCCGAGAAACCCAAGGAGAAAATACCCGTCGAGGTCGAGGAGAAGAAGAAAACGATTGTCCTTCGCGTCTCGCCTGACTACGCGAAGAAGCCGCTCAAGTTCTACGGCGGCGAGCAGTACGTTTTCACTGCGACGCCGAGCAAGAAGGGCCTCGTCAAGGTCAGCAAGAGCACGCCGATAGGCAAGGAACTCAAGAGGCTCATCCAGGCCGGCATACCCATCTGGGCCAGCACCTGA
- a CDS encoding Maf-like protein, whose amino-acid sequence MLVLASASPRRREILSRFIADFHVIPSNAEEKCSSTVPEECAVELARLKAREVYSRVGGTVIGADTVVSIDGKILGKPGDENEAYEMLKLLSGRVHRVTTGYCIIHEGSEITGSVTTEVKFRDLDDELIWAYIRTGEPMDKAGAYGIQGKAGLFVEWIKGDYYNVVGFPMEIIWELRELGFDVLSR is encoded by the coding sequence ATGCTCGTTCTGGCGTCGGCTTCACCGAGGAGACGGGAGATACTGTCGCGCTTCATCGCTGACTTTCACGTAATCCCGAGCAACGCCGAGGAGAAGTGCTCCAGCACTGTTCCCGAGGAGTGTGCCGTCGAGCTTGCAAGGCTGAAGGCGCGGGAGGTTTATTCGCGCGTTGGTGGAACGGTCATCGGCGCCGATACAGTCGTCAGCATCGACGGAAAAATCCTCGGAAAGCCAGGGGACGAGAATGAAGCCTACGAGATGCTCAAGCTCCTCAGCGGAAGGGTTCATCGCGTCACTACCGGCTACTGCATAATCCACGAGGGGAGCGAGATAACCGGCTCCGTGACGACGGAAGTCAAGTTCAGAGACCTCGACGACGAGCTGATCTGGGCCTACATAAGGACGGGCGAGCCTATGGACAAAGCCGGAGCCTACGGAATCCAGGGAAAGGCGGGCCTTTTCGTCGAGTGGATTAAGGGGGACTACTACAACGTCGTCGGCTTCCCGATGGAAATCATCTGGGAGCTCCGGGAGCTCGGCTTTGATGTGTTATCACGCTGA
- a CDS encoding PHP domain-containing protein codes for MIHDSHTHTLHSDGLGEVFENIAEAERKGLSLVAITDHSHYLLRGSFNAYLSEIRRWGEESEITVLAGIEGNITPNGVDVPDWMAKKLDFVIASVHEWVDRPEQYAELVRVALLDENVDVIGHFGASFPYIGYPSWEDLLELIALAEERGKAFEISSRYRVPDLEFVRECIRRGVKLTFASDAHRPERVGNVGWSVAVFRKAGGKPEDLLFREFL; via the coding sequence ATGATCCATGATTCACACACCCACACGCTCCACTCTGACGGCCTCGGGGAGGTCTTCGAGAACATCGCGGAGGCCGAGCGGAAGGGTCTCTCGCTCGTTGCGATAACGGACCACAGCCACTACCTCCTGCGGGGCAGCTTCAACGCCTACCTGAGCGAGATAAGGCGCTGGGGCGAGGAGAGCGAGATAACGGTTTTAGCGGGAATCGAGGGCAACATCACCCCCAACGGCGTTGACGTGCCGGACTGGATGGCTAAAAAGCTCGACTTCGTGATAGCGAGCGTTCACGAGTGGGTTGACAGGCCGGAACAGTACGCCGAGCTCGTCAGGGTTGCTCTCCTAGACGAGAACGTCGATGTAATAGGCCACTTCGGGGCGAGCTTCCCCTACATCGGCTATCCTTCGTGGGAGGATCTCCTTGAACTCATCGCACTCGCCGAGGAGAGGGGAAAGGCCTTTGAGATAAGCTCCCGCTACCGCGTTCCGGATTTAGAGTTCGTGAGGGAGTGCATACGGCGGGGCGTTAAGCTGACCTTTGCCAGCGACGCCCACAGGCCCGAGCGGGTGGGAAACGTCGGCTGGAGCGTGGCGGTCTTCCGAAAAGCCGGCGGAAAGCCTGAGGATCTGCTGTTCCGGGAGTTTTTGTAG
- a CDS encoding cobalamin B12-binding domain-containing protein, translating into MVERSKVRVVIAKPGLDGHDRGAKVVARALKEAGYEVIYTGIRQTPEQIVETVIQEDASVLGISILSGAHMVLIPKIIKLLEERGIKPNEDIVIFAGGIIPPDDAEELKKMGVAEVFGPGTSLKTVIEFVDKAVQNLKRFRA; encoded by the coding sequence ATGGTGGAGCGCTCAAAGGTTCGCGTCGTCATAGCGAAGCCCGGACTTGACGGTCACGACAGGGGAGCCAAGGTCGTGGCGAGGGCCCTGAAAGAGGCAGGCTATGAGGTCATCTACACGGGAATCAGGCAGACCCCCGAGCAGATAGTCGAGACGGTTATCCAGGAAGATGCTTCAGTTCTTGGAATAAGCATTCTCTCCGGTGCGCACATGGTCCTGATCCCGAAGATTATCAAGCTCCTTGAGGAGAGGGGCATAAAGCCCAACGAGGACATCGTAATCTTCGCCGGCGGAATAATCCCGCCCGACGACGCGGAAGAGCTGAAGAAGATGGGCGTCGCGGAGGTCTTCGGCCCGGGAACGTCCCTGAAGACGGTCATCGAGTTCGTTGATAAAGCAGTTCAGAACCTCAAGAGGTTCAGGGCTTAA
- the meaB gene encoding methylmalonyl Co-A mutase-associated GTPase MeaB, whose translation MTLEPLIQSALSGDKKAIARLITLVENDEEKARKIIRRIYPHTGRAYVVGITGPPGSGKSTLLDKLIKLARNEGHKVGVIAIDPTSPFTGGALLGDRLRMQRHSTDPGVFIRSMATRGSLGGLAKATNDAVKVLDAAGYDLIFVETVGVGQIEVDIVKTADTVVLVTVPGLGDEVQAIKAGLMEVADIFAINKADREGTEMVYLELKMALEFEREKWRQIGWEPPIVETTAFTLKGVRPLWEAIKRHRKHMEESGRLRERRAFRAREEVKTIIASTIASKVEERLAKGEAKELIEEVVERKLDPYSASQIVMEKLKEDLWR comes from the coding sequence ATGACGCTCGAGCCCCTCATTCAGTCGGCACTATCGGGCGATAAGAAGGCCATAGCAAGGCTCATAACCCTCGTTGAAAACGACGAGGAAAAGGCAAGGAAGATAATACGGAGGATTTATCCCCACACGGGAAGGGCCTACGTCGTCGGCATAACAGGTCCGCCCGGTTCTGGAAAGTCAACCCTTCTCGACAAGCTCATCAAGCTCGCCAGGAACGAGGGACACAAGGTTGGAGTCATAGCCATTGACCCGACGTCGCCATTCACCGGGGGTGCACTGCTCGGCGACAGGCTGAGGATGCAGAGGCACTCCACCGACCCCGGCGTCTTCATCAGGAGCATGGCGACGCGCGGTTCCCTCGGCGGTCTGGCGAAAGCAACCAACGACGCGGTTAAGGTTTTGGACGCTGCCGGCTACGACCTGATATTCGTCGAGACCGTTGGAGTCGGGCAGATCGAGGTTGACATCGTCAAAACCGCAGATACCGTCGTTCTCGTAACCGTCCCGGGCCTCGGCGACGAGGTCCAGGCCATTAAGGCCGGTCTAATGGAAGTGGCGGACATATTCGCCATCAACAAGGCCGACAGGGAAGGAACGGAGATGGTCTACCTCGAGCTCAAGATGGCCCTCGAGTTCGAGAGGGAAAAGTGGAGGCAAATCGGCTGGGAGCCCCCGATAGTCGAGACCACTGCTTTCACCCTCAAGGGCGTCAGGCCTCTCTGGGAGGCGATAAAGAGGCACAGGAAGCACATGGAGGAGAGCGGAAGGTTGAGGGAGAGGAGGGCCTTCCGCGCGAGGGAGGAAGTGAAGACGATTATCGCCTCGACGATAGCGAGCAAGGTGGAGGAGAGGCTCGCGAAGGGCGAAGCGAAAGAGCTCATCGAGGAGGTCGTTGAGAGGAAGCTCGACCCCTATTCGGCATCTCAAATCGTGATGGAGAAGCTTAAGGAGGATCTCTGGAGGTGA
- the mce gene encoding methylmalonyl-CoA epimerase: MFKKIDHVGIAVKNLEEAIKVWEGLGLKVEEIEEVPDQKVRTAIIRIGESRIELLEPTAEDSPIAKFIAKRGEGIHHIALGVTNIEEHLKELKEKGYRLIDEEPRIGAGGAKIAFVHPKAVTGVLLELCERGE; this comes from the coding sequence ATGTTCAAGAAGATAGACCACGTGGGTATAGCCGTTAAGAACCTTGAGGAGGCCATAAAGGTCTGGGAGGGCCTCGGCCTCAAGGTTGAGGAAATCGAGGAAGTGCCGGACCAGAAGGTTAGGACCGCAATAATCCGCATCGGCGAGAGCAGGATCGAGCTCCTTGAGCCGACCGCCGAGGACTCGCCGATAGCGAAGTTCATAGCCAAGCGCGGTGAGGGGATACACCACATTGCTTTAGGCGTTACGAACATCGAGGAACATCTCAAGGAGCTCAAGGAGAAGGGTTACAGGCTCATAGATGAGGAGCCGAGGATTGGAGCCGGTGGAGCTAAGATAGCCTTCGTCCACCCGAAGGCCGTGACAGGTGTGCTTCTCGAACTCTGCGAGAGGGGAGAGTGA
- a CDS encoding DUF835 domain-containing protein encodes MKKLVINKLSSNRPVLLVGRNPPQLMAERLGVNDSRLRMIWLSAVDHPNAVSPRDLYKLEFHIARDVSTRKSDVILDGIEYLILESGLVPTLKFLAKVNDITILNGSRLHLVLGDALGEREVALLRRTLGVF; translated from the coding sequence TTGAAGAAGCTCGTGATAAACAAACTGTCTTCCAACAGGCCGGTTCTTCTCGTGGGCCGCAATCCACCCCAGCTAATGGCAGAGAGGCTGGGCGTAAACGACAGCAGGCTGAGGATGATCTGGCTGTCGGCCGTCGATCATCCCAACGCAGTAAGCCCAAGGGACCTGTACAAGCTGGAATTCCACATCGCCAGGGACGTCTCCACGAGAAAATCCGACGTGATCCTCGATGGCATCGAGTACCTCATACTGGAGTCCGGCCTCGTCCCGACGCTGAAGTTTCTGGCGAAGGTGAACGATATAACCATCCTCAACGGGTCGAGGCTTCACCTGGTTCTGGGGGATGCCCTCGGGGAGCGAGAGGTTGCCCTGCTGAGGAGAACTCTGGGAGTGTTCTAA
- a CDS encoding phosphatase PAP2 family protein, with translation MLGPGIVLKGKSHTRLRAVAILLLAYAYWNLYGLIYPALGRWSLNYTDLLMNLPGTSHDFILGLLLWTKSHGALYLLMDVLYRIGFTGVMFGTTLYLIILDPEGAEKLAKGYLTAFLILSAVFIIAHVYPPHLIYPDLPRRYSPPSWQARPQFVLPSPHCTIDTLSFLALVKRKDRTSRALALIPALIPVSTVLLAEHWIWDALTGVLLGYLVHRLSERF, from the coding sequence ATGCTCGGACCGGGGATCGTGCTCAAAGGAAAAAGCCACACGAGGCTCAGGGCGGTGGCTATTCTTCTCCTCGCCTACGCCTACTGGAACCTCTACGGGTTAATATACCCCGCACTCGGCAGGTGGAGCCTCAACTACACGGATCTGCTGATGAACCTCCCTGGAACTTCCCACGACTTCATTCTCGGATTGCTGCTCTGGACGAAGTCACATGGAGCCCTGTACCTTCTGATGGACGTCCTTTACAGAATAGGTTTCACGGGCGTCATGTTCGGAACGACCCTTTACCTCATCATCCTCGATCCAGAGGGGGCGGAAAAGCTCGCGAAGGGCTATCTCACGGCGTTCCTGATACTCAGCGCGGTATTCATCATTGCCCACGTGTACCCACCGCACCTGATCTACCCGGATCTGCCGAGGAGGTACTCACCTCCGAGCTGGCAAGCGAGGCCCCAGTTCGTCCTCCCCTCGCCCCACTGCACCATCGACACCCTGAGCTTCCTAGCCCTCGTGAAGAGGAAGGACAGAACATCGAGGGCACTTGCCCTGATACCCGCGCTGATCCCCGTCTCAACGGTTCTCCTCGCCGAGCACTGGATTTGGGATGCGCTCACCGGGGTGCTCCTCGGTTACCTTGTCCACAGGCTCTCGGAACGTTTTTAA
- a CDS encoding Xaa-Pro peptidase family protein: MRIERFISEMARAGFDGAIVSPGANFYYLTGFNLHETGERPTLLVINSDGDYHLLAPAMYRNQISNFPVTFWSDGENPYHKLSWIFGELRLSEGKLLVENTMRADWLINILRLGNGRFELQPLSQVIRELRMRKDGKELKLMEHAARAVDRVFDEILSWDLLGMSERELALRIELRIRELSDGLSFDPIVASGENAANPHHEPGDRKLRKGDMVILDYGARWKGYCSDITRTIAIGRPDESLIEIYETVKEAQERAFRTVREGIPAREVDSAVRETIGKAGYGEYFPHRTGHGLGLEVHEEPYIGPDGEVILGEGMTFTIEPGIYVPGLGGVRIEDDVAVIDGRGKRLTRSNRELVVL, translated from the coding sequence TTGAGGATCGAGAGGTTCATCTCCGAGATGGCGCGGGCAGGCTTCGACGGGGCCATAGTAAGCCCCGGGGCAAACTTCTACTATCTAACCGGCTTCAACCTCCACGAAACGGGCGAGAGGCCGACTTTACTCGTCATCAACTCGGACGGTGATTATCACCTCCTCGCGCCGGCCATGTACCGGAACCAGATCTCAAACTTTCCCGTCACTTTCTGGAGCGATGGGGAGAACCCCTACCACAAGCTCTCGTGGATATTCGGCGAGCTGAGGCTTTCCGAGGGCAAATTGCTCGTTGAAAACACCATGAGGGCGGACTGGCTTATAAACATCCTCAGACTGGGAAACGGTCGCTTCGAGCTGCAGCCGCTAAGCCAGGTCATCAGGGAACTCAGGATGAGAAAGGACGGAAAGGAGCTCAAACTGATGGAGCACGCCGCCAGGGCTGTGGACAGGGTTTTTGATGAGATCCTAAGCTGGGACCTCCTTGGGATGAGCGAGAGGGAGCTTGCCCTGAGGATCGAGCTCAGAATACGGGAGCTGTCCGATGGCCTGTCCTTCGATCCGATAGTGGCGAGCGGTGAAAACGCCGCCAACCCCCACCACGAACCGGGGGATAGGAAGCTGAGGAAGGGCGACATGGTGATACTCGACTACGGGGCCAGATGGAAGGGCTACTGCTCCGACATAACGAGGACGATAGCGATAGGCCGGCCCGACGAGAGCCTAATCGAGATATACGAGACAGTTAAGGAGGCCCAGGAGAGGGCGTTTCGGACGGTCAGGGAGGGCATCCCCGCCAGGGAAGTTGACTCGGCGGTGAGGGAAACGATTGGAAAGGCAGGTTACGGCGAATACTTCCCCCACAGAACGGGCCACGGGCTTGGCCTTGAGGTGCACGAGGAACCTTACATAGGCCCGGACGGAGAGGTCATTCTCGGGGAGGGCATGACCTTTACGATCGAGCCCGGAATCTACGTTCCCGGACTTGGAGGCGTCAGGATCGAGGACGACGTGGCTGTCATAGATGGCAGGGGCAAAAGATTGACCAGATCCAACAGAGAGCTCGTCGTGCTTTGA
- a CDS encoding DUF835 domain-containing protein: protein MDTSMLLAITMACLSTAISVLFLIKCRDSGRYYHFAAIGWAFFAIHAILRAGGVPVALREILTYLFALFVSLYLILNVLEFDPESARLLWMYMLIPTSHIFYRLLSYAGVRLVPRIGGIAGDSGIMLLITAYVTYVTFRRAILSFPLIPMAIALLFYKVIQGTPIGFALMSFGTIVFAISTIRVMGLRLFKGSGLKKPSTGDMKGLFLIEQSRLEKLLDEYREYPLLLITRKRDEYPQQWTVFYLTSVDTSGSINPTALERLRHLVVRYLTEARTAGSQGIVVIDGVDYLRLYNEDKVLLKFLADLRDHAIVNNGIVFLALPEGTLNPKELAVLERISDHVYR, encoded by the coding sequence ATGGACACAAGCATGTTGCTCGCTATCACTATGGCTTGTCTCAGCACGGCTATTTCAGTGCTTTTCTTGATAAAATGTAGAGATTCAGGTAGATACTACCATTTTGCTGCAATAGGATGGGCGTTTTTTGCAATCCATGCCATTCTTCGAGCTGGGGGTGTTCCAGTTGCACTGAGGGAAATTTTGACGTATCTGTTTGCACTGTTCGTGTCCCTCTATCTGATTCTGAATGTTTTAGAATTCGATCCCGAAAGCGCTAGATTGTTGTGGATGTACATGCTAATACCCACCTCTCATATCTTCTATCGTCTTCTATCGTATGCTGGTGTCCGTCTGGTGCCACGAATAGGAGGTATCGCGGGAGATTCTGGAATTATGCTCCTGATAACTGCTTACGTAACTTACGTGACCTTTAGAAGGGCAATTCTCTCGTTTCCTCTCATTCCCATGGCAATCGCCCTGTTGTTCTATAAGGTCATTCAGGGTACTCCGATTGGTTTCGCACTAATGTCCTTTGGTACCATAGTTTTTGCAATATCAACGATTCGCGTTATGGGTTTAAGACTCTTCAAGGGTTCCGGTTTGAAAAAACCGAGTACTGGAGATATGAAGGGACTTTTTCTTATAGAACAGTCAAGACTTGAAAAGCTTCTTGATGAGTATCGGGAATATCCTCTTCTGCTCATTACTAGAAAGAGAGATGAGTATCCACAACAGTGGACGGTCTTCTATCTAACCTCTGTTGATACCTCCGGTTCTATTAATCCAACAGCTTTAGAACGCCTGAGGCATCTTGTTGTCCGGTATCTAACGGAGGCGAGAACCGCAGGATCCCAAGGAATCGTGGTTATCGATGGAGTGGATTACCTGAGGTTATATAATGAGGATAAGGTCTTACTGAAGTTTCTAGCAGACTTAAGGGATCATGCGATTGTGAACAACGGGATAGTATTTTTGGCACTCCCGGAGGGCACACTGAACCCAAAAGAACTGGCGGTTCTCGAGAGGATAAGCGATCACGTCTACAGATGA